Proteins found in one Chrysiogenes arsenatis DSM 11915 genomic segment:
- a CDS encoding beta-ketoacyl synthase N-terminal-like domain-containing protein: protein MYADIYGIGWLSAAGLGWGERGKIPDFSQLELPALRRKDIFHEPDLRFGRLDLFSKIGLSAITLALRDAEMEAWEQKRDIGLIAATRSGSLSADREYFQTVLAPDEPASPQLFAYTLSTCFLGEASIRFGLTGPAATIASPESDPLPWLSQAIEMLADGEAAAMLAGWCDLPDHFSPYTAAGALFCLLARPGAIPAPPRVRVQLGLNGTITIANQTITTREQLVRACRHTIAPARGEQP from the coding sequence ATGTACGCTGATATCTACGGTATTGGTTGGCTCAGCGCGGCTGGCCTTGGTTGGGGAGAGCGTGGCAAAATACCAGACTTCTCGCAGCTCGAGCTTCCCGCTCTGCGACGCAAAGATATTTTTCACGAACCAGATCTCCGTTTTGGACGTCTCGACCTGTTCTCCAAAATCGGCCTCAGTGCCATCACGCTGGCTCTGCGCGATGCTGAAATGGAAGCATGGGAGCAGAAGCGCGACATTGGCCTGATCGCTGCGACGCGCAGCGGAAGCCTCAGTGCCGATCGCGAGTACTTCCAGACCGTGCTGGCTCCAGATGAACCCGCCAGTCCACAACTTTTCGCGTATACGCTTTCAACCTGTTTTCTTGGCGAAGCAAGTATCCGCTTTGGCTTGACCGGGCCAGCCGCCACCATCGCATCGCCAGAGAGTGATCCCCTGCCGTGGCTCTCTCAGGCCATCGAAATGCTAGCAGACGGCGAAGCTGCGGCCATGCTTGCGGGATGGTGCGATCTCCCCGACCACTTTTCACCGTACACTGCCGCTGGCGCACTATTTTGCCTACTCGCTAGGCCGGGAGCCATTCCGGCACCACCGCGTGTCCGCGTGCAGTTAGGGCTAAACGGCACCATAACCATTGCCAATCAAACTATTACCACACGGGAACAACTGGTGCGGGCGTGTCGCCACACCATCGCTCCTGCACGAGGAGAGCAACCATGA
- a CDS encoding B12-binding domain-containing radical SAM protein: MKMHLIYPKWPKLDQQTEFHLPPHGPVVFAATVPASVELKFTDENLQTIDFATKPDLVGISTMLTCQLPRAFEIAREFRERGVPVIFGGIATMLHADEVALHADAIFLGEAEGRFEHVLRDLEMGQLKKRYDYMNQHPATELIGTARREILDRNLYNYRGVQMLDLVHASRGCKFNCFPCCTGFLGGQQFRPRPIEKVIAEMEAIPNNRLFVVDNSLAQDKVWLKELFSAMIPLKKKWVSHPILDDDEILSLAAQAGCWYVYQAVFDTSDVIRRRVQRLKDHGIGVEGTIILGTDEQDEAYIKRLVDFLLEIELDIAEFTILTPFPQSPIRHQMEREGRILSNNWLHYSADKVVFQPKQMTPDKLQELFYYAWDTFYAGSGHQLKMGDLFQRVIKREIEDGTFRRYEPRKQRAFKKNEQPA; encoded by the coding sequence ATGAAGATGCATTTAATTTACCCAAAATGGCCAAAGCTTGATCAACAGACCGAATTTCACCTGCCACCGCACGGCCCAGTCGTGTTTGCGGCTACGGTTCCTGCATCGGTCGAGCTGAAGTTTACCGATGAGAATTTACAAACCATTGATTTTGCGACCAAACCTGATTTAGTCGGAATATCGACGATGCTTACCTGCCAACTGCCGCGCGCATTTGAAATCGCACGGGAATTTCGCGAGCGGGGCGTTCCGGTTATCTTTGGCGGAATCGCCACTATGCTCCATGCCGATGAAGTGGCGCTGCATGCCGACGCTATTTTTCTGGGCGAAGCGGAAGGGCGTTTTGAGCACGTGCTGCGTGACCTCGAAATGGGACAACTGAAGAAGCGTTACGATTACATGAATCAGCACCCCGCTACGGAATTGATCGGCACGGCGCGGCGCGAAATTCTCGACCGCAACCTGTACAACTATCGTGGTGTGCAGATGCTTGATCTGGTACACGCTTCACGCGGCTGTAAATTCAACTGTTTTCCGTGCTGTACCGGCTTTCTTGGTGGACAGCAGTTCCGCCCGCGCCCCATCGAAAAAGTCATTGCCGAAATGGAAGCCATTCCGAATAATCGTCTTTTTGTTGTCGACAATTCATTGGCACAAGATAAAGTCTGGCTTAAAGAGCTGTTCAGCGCCATGATTCCGCTGAAAAAGAAGTGGGTTTCGCACCCTATTCTGGACGATGACGAAATCCTCTCGCTTGCCGCACAGGCGGGTTGTTGGTACGTCTATCAGGCAGTTTTCGACACTTCCGACGTTATTCGCCGCCGTGTGCAACGCCTCAAAGATCACGGCATCGGCGTGGAAGGGACGATTATTCTGGGAACGGACGAACAGGACGAAGCCTACATCAAACGGCTCGTCGATTTTCTGCTGGAAATTGAACTCGACATTGCCGAATTTACGATTCTCACCCCGTTCCCGCAGTCGCCGATTCGTCACCAGATGGAGCGTGAGGGGCGCATCCTCAGCAATAACTGGCTCCATTACAGTGCCGATAAAGTCGTCTTTCAACCAAAACAAATGACACCGGATAAACTTCAAGAACTCTTTTATTATGCGTGGGATACCTTCTACGCAGGCAGCGGGCATCAGTTAAAGATGGGCGATCTGTTTCAGCGGGTCATTAAACGTGAAATTGAAGACGGCACCTTCCGCCGCTATGAGCCACGTAAACAACGTGCTTTCAAAAAAAACGAGCAACCTGCTTGA
- a CDS encoding lipid biosynthesis B12-binding/radical SAM protein → MSRILLISSNLDTVPYPVYPLGMAMIAGALHAQGHDVQQWDALADGKHGTLKLADAITTFQPEYIGISLRNIDDEDSLSDGSRWALDAVKALIQTIRTYSSAPVILGGAGFTVMPERILAYVGANYGIRGEGDAAFPALIARLTDKQPCPPLSSSPQPLQGSQYARPLRVKRLVDFYMAESGMLNLQTKRGCPHHCTYCSYPVLEGRSFRHYDFESVVDEIAFTKREYGVGTYFFTDSVFNDSEEAYLHFAEQLIERECTIRWAAFFRPQALSRSTFALLKRAGLYAVEFGTDATSDATLRGLAKGFTIDDVQNANDNCRAEGLPCAHYVIFGGPGETDTTVIEGLENISALEQSVVFAFCGIRILPHTPIRQRAIQEGIITDATDLLRPHYYFSPEVDQAAMHQRIQDAFQGMRTRIYPPSAGQEKLAVMRRFGFTGLLWDQLLTMRRQA, encoded by the coding sequence TTGAGTCGCATCCTCCTGATTTCCAGTAATCTCGATACCGTCCCCTATCCCGTCTATCCGCTTGGCATGGCGATGATAGCCGGTGCGCTCCATGCACAGGGGCATGACGTGCAGCAATGGGATGCGCTGGCCGATGGCAAACATGGAACTCTCAAACTGGCCGATGCTATCACCACGTTTCAGCCGGAATATATTGGCATTTCTCTGCGCAATATTGATGACGAAGATTCGCTTTCCGATGGTTCGCGCTGGGCACTTGACGCCGTGAAGGCACTGATACAAACGATCAGAACGTACAGCAGCGCGCCGGTGATTCTTGGCGGCGCGGGATTTACCGTGATGCCAGAGCGCATTCTGGCGTATGTTGGAGCCAATTATGGGATTCGTGGCGAAGGCGATGCCGCCTTTCCGGCGCTGATTGCCCGTTTGACGGATAAGCAACCGTGTCCACCGCTGTCCAGCTCGCCGCAGCCATTACAGGGATCGCAGTACGCTCGCCCTTTACGGGTCAAACGCTTAGTCGATTTTTACATGGCCGAGTCCGGCATGCTGAACTTGCAAACCAAACGCGGCTGCCCCCACCATTGCACCTATTGCAGTTATCCAGTGCTGGAAGGGCGCTCCTTCCGCCATTACGACTTTGAAAGCGTGGTTGATGAAATTGCGTTTACAAAGCGCGAATATGGCGTCGGTACGTATTTTTTTACCGACTCGGTTTTCAATGACTCCGAAGAGGCGTACCTGCATTTTGCGGAACAGTTGATCGAACGGGAATGCACTATCCGCTGGGCGGCTTTTTTCCGACCACAAGCCCTTTCGCGCTCGACGTTTGCTCTCCTGAAACGAGCGGGTCTCTACGCGGTGGAATTTGGCACCGATGCTACTTCCGACGCCACACTGCGCGGCCTGGCGAAAGGCTTTACCATCGACGATGTCCAAAACGCGAATGATAACTGCCGCGCCGAAGGTCTGCCGTGCGCCCACTATGTAATTTTTGGTGGCCCCGGCGAAACCGACACCACCGTCATTGAAGGGCTTGAAAATATCAGCGCGCTGGAGCAATCGGTAGTTTTTGCCTTCTGTGGCATTCGTATTCTGCCGCACACCCCGATCCGGCAACGAGCGATTCAGGAAGGGATAATTACCGACGCCACCGACTTGCTTCGCCCCCACTATTATTTCTCGCCAGAGGTTGATCAGGCGGCAATGCATCAGCGGATTCAAGACGCTTTTCAAGGGATGCGTACCCGTATTTATCCTCCATCGGCAGGTCAGGAAAAATTGGCGGTTATGCGGCGCTTTGGTTTTACCGGCCTTTTGTGGGATCAACTCTTAACAATGCGGAGGCAAGCATGA
- a CDS encoding beta-ketoacyl synthase N-terminal-like domain-containing protein, protein MSHQVAVVAMAAHTALGNLDTTWQELCAGKSAIAPLPRFDTTNYLTNLAALLPQSSDVSPSHSITLLEHLATDLGVVPSNTILFGATTKWGIDQLERAGRQLPYDANALYSATLIEQMRRLWPSKGAGQVFAAACASSTLALARASATIAAGRTSSVLVCGVDMCSEFVFSGFSALQGLAPEACRPFCQQRRGLTLGEGAAALLLMDAERACAEGRPTLATIAGWGVAADAHHITAPARDGCGLQLACRKALAKAACDVSDIDAIHAHGTGTVYNDAMEITAFHHLFPESLPPIFGVKGAIGHTLGAAGAIETALSIQCLRNNSLPPTVGVESPMTEAANAITRQTTPFTGTTILKTNSGFGGINAALLFKKSEVAHVR, encoded by the coding sequence ATGAGCCACCAAGTCGCCGTCGTTGCCATGGCGGCGCATACCGCGCTGGGCAATCTTGACACCACCTGGCAGGAGTTGTGTGCCGGAAAATCCGCCATTGCCCCTTTACCGCGGTTTGACACCACGAATTACCTCACCAATCTGGCGGCACTCCTACCGCAAAGCAGCGACGTATCGCCGTCGCACAGCATCACTCTGTTGGAGCACCTTGCCACCGATCTTGGTGTGGTTCCCTCCAATACCATATTGTTCGGGGCAACGACTAAATGGGGTATTGACCAGCTCGAACGCGCTGGCCGCCAACTGCCGTATGATGCTAACGCTCTCTACAGCGCAACCCTCATTGAGCAAATGCGTCGACTCTGGCCGAGCAAAGGGGCAGGGCAGGTTTTTGCCGCCGCCTGCGCCTCGTCAACGTTGGCACTGGCACGCGCCAGCGCGACCATCGCTGCTGGGCGTACTTCCAGTGTGCTCGTCTGCGGCGTCGATATGTGCAGTGAATTTGTCTTTTCCGGCTTTTCCGCGTTGCAAGGATTGGCGCCTGAAGCGTGTCGCCCCTTTTGTCAGCAGCGACGCGGTCTGACCCTGGGTGAAGGGGCAGCCGCTTTACTGTTAATGGACGCTGAGCGTGCTTGCGCCGAAGGTCGACCGACCCTCGCCACCATTGCCGGATGGGGTGTCGCCGCTGACGCCCACCACATTACCGCACCAGCCCGTGATGGGTGTGGCTTGCAGCTTGCGTGTCGCAAGGCCTTGGCCAAAGCGGCGTGCGACGTTTCTGATATAGACGCGATTCATGCACACGGCACTGGCACGGTGTATAACGACGCCATGGAAATAACGGCCTTCCATCACCTTTTCCCCGAATCTCTACCACCAATTTTTGGCGTGAAGGGAGCGATTGGCCATACCTTGGGAGCAGCGGGCGCGATAGAAACCGCGCTCAGCATTCAGTGTTTGCGTAACAATTCCTTGCCGCCAACGGTTGGCGTAGAGTCGCCTATGACAGAAGCAGCCAATGCGATCACGCGCCAAACGACTCCGTTTACCGGAACAACCATCCTCAAAACTAACTCCGGGTTTGGGGGAATTAACGCCGCGCTTCTTTTCAAAAAGTCGGAGGTGGCGCATGTACGCTGA